The Chitinivorax sp. PXF-14 genome contains a region encoding:
- the dcd gene encoding dCTP deaminase, whose amino-acid sequence MSIKSDKWIRRMAEQEGMIEPFEPNLVREVNGHKIVSYGTSSYGYDIRCADEFKVFTNINSTIVDPKNFDPNSFVEFKGESCIIPPNSFALARTVEYFRIPRSVLTVCLGKSTYARCGIIVNVTPFEPEWEGHVTLEFSNTTPLPAKIYANEGVAQVLFFESDEICEVSYKDRGGKYLGQRGVTLPKI is encoded by the coding sequence ATGTCCATCAAATCAGACAAATGGATTCGCCGCATGGCGGAACAAGAGGGCATGATCGAGCCGTTCGAGCCCAACCTGGTGCGCGAGGTCAATGGCCACAAGATCGTCTCCTACGGCACCTCGAGCTACGGCTACGACATCCGCTGCGCCGACGAATTCAAGGTGTTCACCAACATCAACAGCACCATCGTCGACCCCAAGAATTTCGACCCGAACTCCTTCGTCGAATTCAAGGGCGAATCGTGCATCATCCCGCCCAACTCGTTCGCGCTCGCGCGCACCGTCGAGTATTTCCGCATCCCGCGCTCGGTGTTGACCGTATGCCTCGGCAAATCGACCTACGCACGCTGCGGCATCATCGTCAACGTCACCCCGTTCGAGCCCGAGTGGGAAGGCCATGTGACGCTCGAATTCTCGAACACCACCCCGCTGCCGGCAAAAATCTACGCCAACGAAGGCGTGGCGCAGGTGCTGTTCTTCGAGTCCGACGAGATCTGCGAAGTCTCGTACAAGGACCGCGGCGGCAAATACCTGGGCCAGCGCGGCGTCACGCTACCAAAAATCTGA
- a CDS encoding Lar family restriction alleviation protein: MAEAVIPKPCPRCGQPAEVKKSGSNRWWVQCAKFGKDGNCKAISTICPSKPEAIRAWNAVK; the protein is encoded by the coding sequence ATGGCTGAAGCCGTAATCCCAAAACCCTGCCCACGCTGCGGCCAACCCGCCGAAGTGAAGAAATCGGGCTCCAACCGCTGGTGGGTGCAATGTGCCAAATTCGGCAAGGATGGCAACTGCAAGGCTATCTCGACGATCTGCCCGAGCAAGCCCGAAGCGATCCGGGCGTGGAATGCGGTGAAGTAA